In the Fibrobacter sp. UWB5 genome, one interval contains:
- a CDS encoding glycosyl hydrolase family 8 — MERLTPRDMFVEAGYGPNFANQLIQNAYSKLFEGDPIDERVCFDASDDMSYIIDIGHDDIRSEGMSYGMYITALTGHERQFDKLWNFSKRYLRNDDGPHVGYFGWQVSTTDFSKMDPGAAPDGEEYFAMALLIAAEKFNRPDLKDEAVGLINWMRNKPNNGIVGPIIDPERNLVKFSPVLGNDFTDPSYNTIAFYRAFAEATGDETWLTIANNSLEYIQKAAHPVTGLCSEYSEYDGTPRATPWYPESDCFSGDAWRVAMNLSLDYALFRGHECEKQICEKILNFFNSKRPYLADYAIDGSDFPRPGRNATPGVIAMNAAATQVLPTDDPRIKPFVKDLAALSVPYRFWRYYDGMLYMLGLLATAGKIRI; from the coding sequence ATGGAACGATTGACTCCGCGCGATATGTTTGTTGAGGCTGGCTACGGTCCGAACTTTGCAAACCAGCTTATACAAAATGCCTATAGCAAGTTATTCGAAGGTGACCCGATTGATGAACGAGTCTGCTTTGACGCCTCCGACGACATGAGCTATATCATCGATATCGGTCACGACGACATCCGCTCCGAAGGCATGAGCTACGGCATGTACATTACGGCGCTCACGGGCCATGAACGTCAGTTTGACAAGCTCTGGAATTTTTCCAAGCGTTACTTGAGAAACGACGACGGTCCGCATGTGGGTTATTTTGGGTGGCAGGTTTCTACGACCGATTTCAGCAAGATGGACCCGGGTGCTGCTCCCGATGGCGAAGAATACTTTGCCATGGCCCTTTTGATTGCAGCCGAAAAGTTTAATCGTCCTGACCTCAAGGACGAAGCGGTGGGCCTGATTAACTGGATGCGCAATAAGCCGAATAACGGAATTGTGGGCCCGATTATTGACCCGGAACGCAACTTGGTGAAGTTCTCGCCGGTGCTGGGTAACGATTTTACCGACCCGAGCTACAATACCATTGCTTTCTACCGCGCCTTTGCCGAGGCCACAGGCGACGAGACCTGGCTCACGATTGCGAACAACAGCCTTGAATACATTCAAAAGGCGGCTCACCCGGTGACGGGCCTTTGCAGTGAATATTCCGAATACGACGGAACGCCAAGGGCGACCCCCTGGTACCCCGAAAGTGATTGCTTTAGCGGGGATGCTTGGCGCGTGGCGATGAATTTGAGCTTGGACTATGCGCTGTTCCGCGGGCACGAGTGCGAAAAGCAGATCTGCGAAAAGATTCTCAACTTCTTTAACAGCAAGCGCCCTTACTTGGCAGACTACGCCATTGATGGCAGCGATTTCCCGCGTCCCGGCCGTAATGCCACACCGGGCGTGATTGCCATGAATGCGGCTGCAACCCAGGTGCTCCCGACGGACGATCCGCGTATCAAGCCGTTCGTGAAGGACTTGGCGGCGCTTTCGGTGCCTTACCGTTTCTGGCGTTATTACGATGGAATGCTTTATATGCTGGGTCTTTTGGCTACGGCGGGAAAGATTCGTATTTAA
- a CDS encoding FISUMP domain-containing protein codes for MNKLNYMVRPVVLAGVFASAMIFSACEDVRVENYPSGKIRIETTYVKDKKQGPEKEYYENGNVKREANYVNDRREGVVKEYYEDGIPEAEYNYVDGYIEGTVIRYHKNGKIASKAEYKQNKQIAFGEYFDESGEPATSGSYKDPRDGYAYEWIRIGSQLWTAENMNYGTASGSLCSQCNHWGRLYNFENAKKACLEGFHMPTKQEWNELLTFAGKEKPVGVVLKAGYGWDPIKGTNNYGNGKDELGFGAKAGGAHFAKSDVPLKERKFEAAGQKAFFWTAEGEVLVFFHDKDIAKFEKFNPEYGASLRCIKD; via the coding sequence ATGAATAAACTGAATTACATGGTACGTCCGGTGGTTCTTGCGGGCGTATTCGCTTCGGCCATGATTTTTAGCGCGTGCGAGGACGTGCGCGTTGAAAATTACCCCAGTGGAAAAATCCGTATCGAGACGACCTATGTCAAGGACAAGAAACAAGGTCCGGAAAAGGAATACTACGAAAACGGTAACGTAAAGCGTGAAGCCAATTACGTGAACGATCGCCGCGAAGGGGTGGTGAAGGAATATTACGAAGACGGCATTCCCGAAGCGGAATACAATTACGTCGACGGCTATATCGAAGGCACGGTGATTCGCTACCACAAGAATGGCAAGATTGCCTCGAAGGCGGAATACAAGCAGAACAAGCAGATTGCATTCGGCGAATATTTCGATGAATCGGGCGAACCGGCCACGAGCGGTTCTTACAAGGATCCGCGTGATGGCTACGCCTACGAATGGATTCGTATTGGTTCGCAGCTTTGGACGGCCGAAAACATGAACTATGGCACGGCATCGGGTTCGCTTTGCTCGCAGTGCAATCACTGGGGCCGTCTCTACAATTTTGAAAACGCCAAGAAGGCTTGCCTTGAAGGCTTCCACATGCCGACCAAGCAGGAATGGAATGAATTGCTCACTTTTGCGGGCAAGGAAAAGCCGGTGGGTGTCGTGCTGAAGGCGGGCTACGGCTGGGATCCGATCAAGGGTACCAACAACTACGGCAACGGCAAGGATGAACTCGGATTCGGTGCCAAGGCCGGTGGCGCGCACTTTGCAAAGAGCGATGTTCCGCTGAAAGAACGCAAGTTCGAAGCCGCCGGTCAGAAGGCTTTCTTCTGGACGGCTGAAGGCGAAGTGCTCGTGTTCTTCCACGACAAGGATATCGCGAAGTTTGAAAAGTTCAATCCGGAATACGGCGCCAGTTTGCGTTGCATTAAGGACTAA
- a CDS encoding YicC/YloC family endoribonuclease, producing the protein MAILSMTGFGKSESMYQGASCVIEVRSVNNRFLDISCKLPKNLAYLENSFKNQIKDKLVRGSVIFSVTLGAGTGGNIPVSYNEAAIKKFVEITHAMQLKYHIAGDIQLEHILALPEVLQFTDADADSEALEKHLAAELDKALDQVNEMRAKEGANLARDLEGRVNHLNAVLDKIEVLDPQRIEVWKDKFKERINVLLKDSEIDDVRLLQEACIMADKLDIHEEITRFRSHNKLFLNALKEGGAQGKNLGFILQEMGREANTLGTKCQSADIAALAIELKNEVECIREQSLNIA; encoded by the coding sequence ATGGCTATTTTATCGATGACGGGGTTTGGAAAGAGCGAGTCCATGTACCAGGGTGCAAGCTGCGTGATTGAAGTCCGCAGCGTGAACAACCGCTTTTTGGACATCTCCTGCAAGTTGCCCAAGAACTTGGCCTACCTCGAAAACAGCTTCAAGAACCAAATCAAGGACAAACTGGTCCGCGGCTCCGTCATCTTTAGCGTGACGCTTGGCGCAGGCACCGGCGGAAATATTCCGGTTTCCTACAACGAAGCTGCCATTAAAAAGTTTGTCGAAATCACGCACGCCATGCAGCTGAAGTACCACATTGCAGGCGATATCCAGTTGGAACATATTCTGGCCCTCCCCGAAGTATTGCAATTCACCGATGCCGACGCCGACTCCGAAGCGCTTGAAAAGCACCTCGCCGCCGAACTCGACAAGGCTCTCGACCAGGTGAACGAAATGCGCGCTAAGGAAGGCGCCAACCTCGCTCGCGATCTCGAAGGCCGCGTAAATCACTTGAACGCCGTTCTCGACAAGATCGAAGTTCTTGATCCGCAGCGCATCGAAGTGTGGAAGGACAAGTTCAAGGAACGCATCAACGTGCTCCTGAAGGATAGCGAAATCGACGACGTCCGCCTGCTGCAGGAAGCCTGCATCATGGCCGACAAGCTCGACATTCACGAAGAAATCACACGCTTCCGCAGCCACAACAAGCTTTTCCTGAACGCCCTCAAGGAAGGCGGCGCCCAGGGTAAGAACCTCGGATTTATTCTGCAAGAAATGGGCCGCGAAGCCAACACCCTCGGCACCAAGTGCCAGAGTGCTGACATCGCCGCCCTTGCCATCGAGCTCAAGAACGAAGTCGAATGCATCCGCGAGCAATCGCTTAACATTGCTTAA
- a CDS encoding homoserine O-acetyltransferase, translated as MSEFLHKYSVGPVVPQTFTKDYGDEGFKLESGKTLPALTIRYETYGTLNADKSNVVWVCSPLTADAHVAGYYTENDKKPGWWDALIGPGKPVDTDKFFVVCSNILGGCKGTTGPATINPRTGKPYGSTFPMITIGDMVNAQRELAKGLGIDQLCCVIGGSMGGFQAMKWAIYYPDLVRRCIVIASSPRFSSQALGFEIVARDVITQDPNFNGGDYYESAHPDVGLSNARKLAHITYLSAVGMEQKFKRAQDQESRNHAVTYSTPFDLNLPLESYLRYQGAKFVDRFDANSYLHIAHATDSFDLETEYGSLENAFKGVKAEFLNVNLSTDWLFPPHESRRITSALLNAGKVVTSLELDTQFGHDGFLIEVGDLGKAVGRFLDSKIIPTKTETQVMPVFHDTEDFDFIGSLVKENSKVLDLGCGNGELLDFLNKKKHVEVLGIERNFKSIMDCLENDVPVIQRDLDESGIRDFKDGSFDYAIINRTIQEIRDPVALLNELLRVAKRAIVTFPNFGHWTTRGSLMLHGRMPKSKELPYEWYDTPNIRLLTVKDFHTLCDKEGLKIETISYQNEHKLSKFLTAIGFANFGAEHVIAMVSKKA; from the coding sequence ATGAGTGAATTTTTGCATAAATATAGCGTCGGCCCAGTGGTGCCCCAAACCTTTACGAAGGATTACGGGGACGAGGGTTTTAAGCTCGAAAGTGGCAAGACCCTTCCGGCGCTGACCATCCGTTACGAAACGTACGGAACGCTAAACGCCGACAAAAGCAATGTTGTCTGGGTGTGTTCTCCACTTACAGCAGACGCTCACGTTGCCGGCTACTATACCGAAAACGACAAGAAACCCGGTTGGTGGGACGCCCTGATTGGCCCCGGAAAGCCGGTCGATACAGACAAGTTCTTTGTCGTGTGCAGTAACATTTTGGGTGGCTGCAAAGGCACCACAGGCCCTGCAACCATTAACCCCCGCACAGGCAAACCCTACGGCAGCACCTTCCCGATGATTACCATCGGCGACATGGTGAACGCCCAGCGAGAACTCGCCAAGGGACTCGGCATCGATCAGCTCTGCTGCGTGATTGGCGGTTCCATGGGTGGTTTCCAGGCCATGAAATGGGCCATCTACTATCCGGACCTTGTTCGCCGTTGCATCGTGATTGCAAGCTCTCCGCGATTCAGCAGCCAGGCGCTCGGTTTTGAAATCGTCGCCCGCGACGTGATTACCCAAGACCCGAATTTTAACGGTGGCGACTACTACGAATCGGCTCACCCCGATGTCGGTCTTTCGAACGCCCGCAAGCTAGCCCACATTACCTACCTCAGTGCCGTGGGCATGGAACAAAAATTCAAGCGCGCCCAAGACCAGGAAAGCCGTAACCACGCAGTCACCTACAGCACACCTTTCGACCTGAACCTTCCGCTCGAAAGCTACCTGCGCTACCAGGGTGCCAAATTCGTAGACCGCTTCGACGCCAATAGCTACCTGCATATTGCACACGCAACCGACAGCTTCGATCTCGAAACGGAATACGGTTCCCTTGAAAACGCATTCAAGGGCGTAAAGGCTGAATTCCTGAACGTAAACCTGAGTACCGACTGGCTTTTCCCGCCGCATGAATCGCGCCGCATTACAAGTGCACTTCTGAATGCCGGCAAAGTAGTGACAAGCCTCGAGCTCGACACGCAATTCGGTCACGACGGATTCCTTATTGAAGTCGGCGACCTCGGCAAGGCTGTTGGCCGTTTCCTCGACAGTAAGATTATTCCGACCAAAACCGAAACGCAGGTCATGCCTGTTTTCCACGACACCGAAGACTTCGACTTCATCGGAAGCCTCGTCAAGGAAAACAGCAAGGTGCTCGACCTCGGCTGCGGTAACGGCGAACTTCTCGATTTCTTGAACAAGAAAAAGCATGTTGAAGTTCTCGGTATCGAGCGCAACTTCAAGAGCATCATGGATTGCCTCGAAAACGATGTGCCCGTGATCCAGCGCGACCTTGACGAAAGCGGCATTCGCGATTTCAAGGACGGCAGCTTCGATTACGCCATCATCAACCGCACCATTCAAGAAATCCGCGACCCGGTGGCTCTCTTGAACGAACTTCTGCGTGTAGCCAAGCGCGCCATCGTGACCTTCCCGAATTTCGGTCACTGGACAACCCGCGGAAGCCTGATGCTGCACGGACGTATGCCGAAATCCAAGGAATTACCGTACGAATGGTATGACACGCCGAATATCCGCCTCTTGACGGTGAAGGATTTCCATACCCTTTGCGACAAGGAAGGCTTGAAAATCGAAACTATCAGCTACCAGAACGAACACAAGCTCAGCAAGTTCCTGACTGCGATCGGTTTTGCAAACTTCGGCGCGGAACACGTGATAGCAATGGTCAGTAAAAAGGCTTAA
- the dtd gene encoding D-aminoacyl-tRNA deacylase: MKFLIQRVLNAQVDIDGETVGKIGKGYMILIGVGEDDTKEIADRYIRKMLALRIFADENGKTNLSIKDVGGELLLVSQFTLYANCNKGNRPTFNGAGNPTLASELYDYIIAECKKEIPNVQTGRFGADMQVSLTNDGPFTIMLE; this comes from the coding sequence ATGAAATTTCTGATTCAACGCGTTTTGAACGCCCAAGTCGATATCGACGGCGAGACCGTCGGAAAAATCGGCAAGGGCTATATGATCCTTATCGGAGTGGGTGAAGACGACACCAAAGAAATTGCCGACCGCTACATCCGCAAAATGCTTGCACTCCGCATCTTCGCCGACGAAAACGGAAAGACAAATCTTTCGATTAAAGATGTCGGCGGCGAACTCCTGCTGGTTTCACAATTTACTTTATACGCAAATTGCAACAAAGGAAACCGCCCCACGTTCAACGGAGCCGGGAACCCCACCCTAGCAAGCGAGCTATATGATTATATTATAGCGGAATGCAAAAAAGAGATACCAAACGTGCAAACAGGGCGCTTCGGCGCTGACATGCAGGTGAGTTTAACCAACGACGGACCGTTTACGATTATGTTGGAATAA